A DNA window from Bubalus bubalis isolate 160015118507 breed Murrah chromosome 22, NDDB_SH_1, whole genome shotgun sequence contains the following coding sequences:
- the MBD1 gene encoding methyl-CpG-binding domain protein 1 isoform X28 produces the protein MAEDWLDCPALGPGWKRREVFRKSGATCGRSDTYYQSPTGDRIRSKVELTRYLGPACDLTLFDFKQGVLCYPSPKAHSLAITSRKRKKPSKPAKARKCQVGPQKSEVRKEAPRDDTKADTDTVPASLPAPGCCENCGISFSGDGTRRQRLKTLCKDCRAQRIAFNREQRMFKRVGCGECTACQVKEDCGACSTCLLQLPHDVASGLFCKCERRRCLRIVERSRGCGVCRGCQTREDCGRCRVCLRPPRPGLRRQWKCVQRRCLRHLAHRLRRHHQRCQRRPPLAVAPPAGKHGRRRGGCDSKVVPRRRPPRAQSPPPPPPPQPPESPELHPRALAPSPPAEFIYYCVDEDELQPYTNRRQNRKCGTCAACLRRMDCGHCDFCCDKPKFGGSNQKRQKCRWRQCLQFAMKRLLPSVWAGPEDGASPPPAHPRRKRPGSTRRPHLGQTLKPPLATPAAQPDRAQTPVKEETGSGFVLPPPGTDLVFLREGASSPVQVPGPAPASTETRLQAVDPGLPAVKQEPPDPEEDKDDSKADSTSDLPPEEEAGGAGTPVITEIFSLGGTRLRDTAVWLPRAGNQEGKMDVKCGRRRTHWRPRARAGNHEDGLEATSASHHLQLR, from the exons ATGGCTGAGGACTGGCTGGActgcccagccctgggccctggctGGAAGCGCCGTGAGGTTTTTCGCAAGTCAGGTGCCACCTGTGGACGCTCAGACACCTACTACCAGAG CCCCACAGGAGACAGGATCCGAAGCAAAGTTGAGCTGACCCGATACCTGGGCCCTGCATGTGATCTCACCCTCTTTGACTTCAAACAAGGCGTCCTCTGCTATCCATCCCCCAAG GCCCACTCCTTGGCCATCACCAGCAGGAAGCGGAAGAAGCCTTCGAAGCCAGCCAAGGCTCGGAAGTGTCAGGTTGGACCTCAGAAGAGTGAAGTCAGGAAGGAGGCACCAAGGGATGACACCAAGGCTGACACTGACACAGTCCCAGCTTCACTTCCTGCCCCTGG GTGCTGTGAGAACTGTGGAATCAGCTTTTCAGGAGATGGTACCCGAAGGCAGCGGCTCAAGACTTTGTGCAAGGACTGCCGAG CACAGAGGATCGCTTTCAATCGGGAGCAGAGGATGTTTAAG CGTGTGGGCTGCGGGGAGTGCACGGCCTGCCAGGTAAAGGAAGACTGTGGGGCCTGCTCCACCTGCCTCCTGCAGTTGCCCCATGATGTGGCCTCGGGGCTCTTCTGCAAGTGTGAGCGAAGACGGTGCCTCCGCATTGTGGAAAGG AGCCGAGGGTGTGGAGTGTGCCGGGGCTGTCAGACCCGAGAGGACTGTGGCCGCTGTCGAGTCTGCCTTCGCCCTCCCCGCCCCGGGCTCCGGCGCCAGTGGAAGTGCGTCCAGCGGCGCTGCCTCCGG CACCTTGCTCACCGCCTCCGTCGCCACCATCAACGATGTCAACGACGCCCTCCCCTGGCTGTGGCTCCCCCTGCT GGTAAACACGGCCGCCGCAGGGGAGGCTGCGACTCCAAGGTGGTGCCCCGGCGGCGTCCACCCCGAGCCCAGTCACCGCCTCCACCTCCCCCACCGCAGCCTCCAGAGTCTCCGGAGCTG CACCCCAGAGCCCTGGCCCCCTCGCCACCTGCTGAATTCATCTATTACTGTGTAGACGAGGACGAGCTA CAGCCTTACACAAACCGTCGGCAGAACCGCAAGTGTGGGACCTGTGCAGCTTGCCTGCGGCGAATGGACTGTGGCCACTGCGACTTCTGCTGTGACAAGCCCAAGTTTGGGGGCAGCAACCAGAAGCGCCAGAAGTGTCGCTGGCGCCAGTGCCTGCAGTTTGCTATG AAGCGGTTGCTGCCAAGTGTCTGGGCAGGGCCCGAAGATGGGGCATCGCCGCCCCCAGCTCACCCTCGTCGAAAGAGGCCTGGCTCTACTCGAAGGCCCCATCTGGGTCAGACCCTGAAGCCTCCCTTGGCCACACCCGCAGCTCAACCAGACCGAGCCCAGACTccagtgaaggaggaaacaggcaGTGGCTTTGTGCTGCCCCCACCTGGCACTGACCTTGTGTTCTTACGGGAGGGTGCAAGCAGTCCCGTGCAGGTGCCTGGCCCAGCCCCGGCTTCCACAGAAACTCGGTTGCAG GCAGTAGACCCAGGCCTGCCAGCAGTGAAGCAAGAGCCACCTGACCCTGAGGAGGACAAGGACGACAGCAAGGCTGACTCCACCTCTGACTTGCccccagaggaggaggcaggaggggctggCACGCCCGTG ATCACGGAGATTTTCAGCCTGGGTGGAACCCGCCTCCGGGACACAGCAGTCTGGTTGCCAAG GGCAGGCAATCAGGAAGGGAAGATGGATGTAAAATGTGGGAGACGGAGGACACACTGGCGCCCACGAGCACGAGCTGGAAACCACGAGGATGGCCTGGAAGCCACGTCAGCCTCTCACCACCTCCAACTTCGTTGA
- the MBD1 gene encoding methyl-CpG-binding domain protein 1 isoform X21: MAEDWLDCPALGPGWKRREVFRKSGATCGRSDTYYQSPTGDRIRSKVELTRYLGPACDLTLFDFKQGVLCYPSPKAHSLAITSRKRKKPSKPAKARKCQVGPQKSEVRKEAPRDDTKADTDTVPASLPAPGCCENCGISFSGDGTRRQRLKTLCKDCRAQRIAFNREQRMFKRVGCGECTACQVKEDCGACSTCLLQLPHDVASGLFCKCERRRCLRIVERSRGCGVCRGCQTREDCGRCRVCLRPPRPGLRRQWKCVQRRCLRHLAHRLRRHHQRCQRRPPLAVAPPAGKHGRRRGGCDSKVVPRRRPPRAQSPPPPPPPQPPESPELHPRALAPSPPAEFIYYCVDEDELQPYTNRRQNRKCGTCAACLRRMDCGHCDFCCDKPKFGGSNQKRQKCRWRQCLQFAMKRLLPSVWAGPEDGASPPPAHPRRKRPGSTRRPHLGQTLKPPLATPAAQPDRAQTPVKEETGSGFVLPPPGTDLVFLREGASSPVQVPGPAPASTETRLQVKQEKADAQEDWTPGTAILTSPVLLPGCPSKAVDPGLPAVKQEPPDPEEDKDDSKADSTSDLPPEEEAGGAGTPVITEIFSLGGTRLRDTAVWLPRAGNQEGKMDVKCGRRRTHWRPRARAGNHEDGLEATSASHHLQLR, from the exons ATGGCTGAGGACTGGCTGGActgcccagccctgggccctggctGGAAGCGCCGTGAGGTTTTTCGCAAGTCAGGTGCCACCTGTGGACGCTCAGACACCTACTACCAGAG CCCCACAGGAGACAGGATCCGAAGCAAAGTTGAGCTGACCCGATACCTGGGCCCTGCATGTGATCTCACCCTCTTTGACTTCAAACAAGGCGTCCTCTGCTATCCATCCCCCAAG GCCCACTCCTTGGCCATCACCAGCAGGAAGCGGAAGAAGCCTTCGAAGCCAGCCAAGGCTCGGAAGTGTCAGGTTGGACCTCAGAAGAGTGAAGTCAGGAAGGAGGCACCAAGGGATGACACCAAGGCTGACACTGACACAGTCCCAGCTTCACTTCCTGCCCCTGG GTGCTGTGAGAACTGTGGAATCAGCTTTTCAGGAGATGGTACCCGAAGGCAGCGGCTCAAGACTTTGTGCAAGGACTGCCGAG CACAGAGGATCGCTTTCAATCGGGAGCAGAGGATGTTTAAG CGTGTGGGCTGCGGGGAGTGCACGGCCTGCCAGGTAAAGGAAGACTGTGGGGCCTGCTCCACCTGCCTCCTGCAGTTGCCCCATGATGTGGCCTCGGGGCTCTTCTGCAAGTGTGAGCGAAGACGGTGCCTCCGCATTGTGGAAAGG AGCCGAGGGTGTGGAGTGTGCCGGGGCTGTCAGACCCGAGAGGACTGTGGCCGCTGTCGAGTCTGCCTTCGCCCTCCCCGCCCCGGGCTCCGGCGCCAGTGGAAGTGCGTCCAGCGGCGCTGCCTCCGG CACCTTGCTCACCGCCTCCGTCGCCACCATCAACGATGTCAACGACGCCCTCCCCTGGCTGTGGCTCCCCCTGCT GGTAAACACGGCCGCCGCAGGGGAGGCTGCGACTCCAAGGTGGTGCCCCGGCGGCGTCCACCCCGAGCCCAGTCACCGCCTCCACCTCCCCCACCGCAGCCTCCAGAGTCTCCGGAGCTG CACCCCAGAGCCCTGGCCCCCTCGCCACCTGCTGAATTCATCTATTACTGTGTAGACGAGGACGAGCTA CAGCCTTACACAAACCGTCGGCAGAACCGCAAGTGTGGGACCTGTGCAGCTTGCCTGCGGCGAATGGACTGTGGCCACTGCGACTTCTGCTGTGACAAGCCCAAGTTTGGGGGCAGCAACCAGAAGCGCCAGAAGTGTCGCTGGCGCCAGTGCCTGCAGTTTGCTATG AAGCGGTTGCTGCCAAGTGTCTGGGCAGGGCCCGAAGATGGGGCATCGCCGCCCCCAGCTCACCCTCGTCGAAAGAGGCCTGGCTCTACTCGAAGGCCCCATCTGGGTCAGACCCTGAAGCCTCCCTTGGCCACACCCGCAGCTCAACCAGACCGAGCCCAGACTccagtgaaggaggaaacaggcaGTGGCTTTGTGCTGCCCCCACCTGGCACTGACCTTGTGTTCTTACGGGAGGGTGCAAGCAGTCCCGTGCAGGTGCCTGGCCCAGCCCCGGCTTCCACAGAAACTCGGTTGCAG GTGAAGCAAGAGAAGGCGGATGCCCAGGAAGACTGGACACCTGGCACAGCCATCCTGACTTCTCCTGTATTGCTGCCTGGCTGCCCCAGCAAG GCAGTAGACCCAGGCCTGCCAGCAGTGAAGCAAGAGCCACCTGACCCTGAGGAGGACAAGGACGACAGCAAGGCTGACTCCACCTCTGACTTGCccccagaggaggaggcaggaggggctggCACGCCCGTG ATCACGGAGATTTTCAGCCTGGGTGGAACCCGCCTCCGGGACACAGCAGTCTGGTTGCCAAG GGCAGGCAATCAGGAAGGGAAGATGGATGTAAAATGTGGGAGACGGAGGACACACTGGCGCCCACGAGCACGAGCTGGAAACCACGAGGATGGCCTGGAAGCCACGTCAGCCTCTCACCACCTCCAACTTCGTTGA
- the MBD1 gene encoding methyl-CpG-binding domain protein 1 isoform X20, with amino-acid sequence MAEDWLDCPALGPGWKRREVFRKSGATCGRSDTYYQSPTGDRIRSKVELTRYLGPACDLTLFDFKQGVLCYPSPKAHSLAITSRKRKKPSKPAKARKCQVGPQKSEVRKEAPRDDTKADTDTVPASLPAPGCCENCGISFSGDGTRRQRLKTLCKDCRAQRIAFNREQRMFKRVGCGECTACQVKEDCGACSTCLLQLPHDVASGLFCKCERRRCLRIVERSRGCGVCRGCQTREDCGRCRVCLRPPRPGLRRQWKCVQRRCLRGKHGRRRGGCDSKVVPRRRPPRAQSPPPPPPPQPPESPELHPRALAPSPPAEFIYYCVDEDELQPYTNRRQNRKCGTCAACLRRMDCGHCDFCCDKPKFGGSNQKRQKCRWRQCLQFAMKRLLPSVWAGPEDGASPPPAHPRRKRPGSTRRPHLGQTLKPPLATPAAQPDRAQTPVKEETGSGFVLPPPGTDLVFLREGASSPVQVPGPAPASTETRLQEAQCPGVSWVVALPQVKQEKADAQEDWTPGTAILTSPVLLPGCPSKAVDPGLPAVKQEPPDPEEDKDDSKADSTSDLPPEEEAGGAGTPVITEIFSLGGTRLRDTAVWLPSLQGRQSGREDGCKMWETEDTLAPTSTSWKPRGWPGSHVSLSPPPTSLTWVSCRRSWCPSSQS; translated from the exons ATGGCTGAGGACTGGCTGGActgcccagccctgggccctggctGGAAGCGCCGTGAGGTTTTTCGCAAGTCAGGTGCCACCTGTGGACGCTCAGACACCTACTACCAGAG CCCCACAGGAGACAGGATCCGAAGCAAAGTTGAGCTGACCCGATACCTGGGCCCTGCATGTGATCTCACCCTCTTTGACTTCAAACAAGGCGTCCTCTGCTATCCATCCCCCAAG GCCCACTCCTTGGCCATCACCAGCAGGAAGCGGAAGAAGCCTTCGAAGCCAGCCAAGGCTCGGAAGTGTCAGGTTGGACCTCAGAAGAGTGAAGTCAGGAAGGAGGCACCAAGGGATGACACCAAGGCTGACACTGACACAGTCCCAGCTTCACTTCCTGCCCCTGG GTGCTGTGAGAACTGTGGAATCAGCTTTTCAGGAGATGGTACCCGAAGGCAGCGGCTCAAGACTTTGTGCAAGGACTGCCGAG CACAGAGGATCGCTTTCAATCGGGAGCAGAGGATGTTTAAG CGTGTGGGCTGCGGGGAGTGCACGGCCTGCCAGGTAAAGGAAGACTGTGGGGCCTGCTCCACCTGCCTCCTGCAGTTGCCCCATGATGTGGCCTCGGGGCTCTTCTGCAAGTGTGAGCGAAGACGGTGCCTCCGCATTGTGGAAAGG AGCCGAGGGTGTGGAGTGTGCCGGGGCTGTCAGACCCGAGAGGACTGTGGCCGCTGTCGAGTCTGCCTTCGCCCTCCCCGCCCCGGGCTCCGGCGCCAGTGGAAGTGCGTCCAGCGGCGCTGCCTCCGG GGTAAACACGGCCGCCGCAGGGGAGGCTGCGACTCCAAGGTGGTGCCCCGGCGGCGTCCACCCCGAGCCCAGTCACCGCCTCCACCTCCCCCACCGCAGCCTCCAGAGTCTCCGGAGCTG CACCCCAGAGCCCTGGCCCCCTCGCCACCTGCTGAATTCATCTATTACTGTGTAGACGAGGACGAGCTA CAGCCTTACACAAACCGTCGGCAGAACCGCAAGTGTGGGACCTGTGCAGCTTGCCTGCGGCGAATGGACTGTGGCCACTGCGACTTCTGCTGTGACAAGCCCAAGTTTGGGGGCAGCAACCAGAAGCGCCAGAAGTGTCGCTGGCGCCAGTGCCTGCAGTTTGCTATG AAGCGGTTGCTGCCAAGTGTCTGGGCAGGGCCCGAAGATGGGGCATCGCCGCCCCCAGCTCACCCTCGTCGAAAGAGGCCTGGCTCTACTCGAAGGCCCCATCTGGGTCAGACCCTGAAGCCTCCCTTGGCCACACCCGCAGCTCAACCAGACCGAGCCCAGACTccagtgaaggaggaaacaggcaGTGGCTTTGTGCTGCCCCCACCTGGCACTGACCTTGTGTTCTTACGGGAGGGTGCAAGCAGTCCCGTGCAGGTGCCTGGCCCAGCCCCGGCTTCCACAGAAACTCGGTTGCAG GAGGCCCAGTGCCCTGGCGTGAGTTGGGTTGTGGCCTTACCCCAGGTGAAGCAAGAGAAGGCGGATGCCCAGGAAGACTGGACACCTGGCACAGCCATCCTGACTTCTCCTGTATTGCTGCCTGGCTGCCCCAGCAAG GCAGTAGACCCAGGCCTGCCAGCAGTGAAGCAAGAGCCACCTGACCCTGAGGAGGACAAGGACGACAGCAAGGCTGACTCCACCTCTGACTTGCccccagaggaggaggcaggaggggctggCACGCCCGTG ATCACGGAGATTTTCAGCCTGGGTGGAACCCGCCTCCGGGACACAGCAGTCTGGTTGCCAAG TCTGCAGGGCAGGCAATCAGGAAGGGAAGATGGATGTAAAATGTGGGAGACGGAGGACACACTGGCGCCCACGAGCACGAGCTGGAAACCACGAGGATGGCCTGGAAGCCACGTCAGCCTCTCACCACCTCCAACTTCGTTGACGTGGGTGTCCTGCAGAAGAAGCTGGTGCCCTTCATCACAGAGTTAA
- the MBD1 gene encoding methyl-CpG-binding domain protein 1 isoform X29, which yields MAEDWLDCPALGPGWKRREVFRKSGATCGRSDTYYQSPTGDRIRSKVELTRYLGPACDLTLFDFKQGVLCYPSPKAHSLAITSRKRKKPSKPAKARKCQVGPQKSEVRKEAPRDDTKADTDTVPASLPAPGCCENCGISFSGDGTRRQRLKTLCKDCRAQRIAFNREQRMFKRVGCGECTACQVKEDCGACSTCLLQLPHDVASGLFCKCERRRCLRIVERSRGCGVCRGCQTREDCGRCRVCLRPPRPGLRRQWKCVQRRCLRHLAHRLRRHHQRCQRRPPLAVAPPAGKHGRRRGGCDSKVVPRRRPPRAQSPPPPPPPQPPESPELHPRALAPSPPAEFIYYCVDEDELQPYTNRRQNRKCGTCAACLRRMDCGHCDFCCDKPKFGGSNQKRQKCRWRQCLQFAMKRLLPSVWAGPEDGASPPPAHPRRKRPGSTRRPHLGQTLKPPLATPAAQPDRAQTPVKEETGSGFVLPPPGTDLVFLREGASSPVQVPGPAPASTETRLQVKQEKADAQEDWTPGTAILTSPVLLPGCPSKAVDPGLPAVKQEPPDPEEDKDDSKADSTSDLPPEEEAGGAGTPVITEIFSLGGTRLRDTAVWLPRSKDLKKPGGRKQ from the exons ATGGCTGAGGACTGGCTGGActgcccagccctgggccctggctGGAAGCGCCGTGAGGTTTTTCGCAAGTCAGGTGCCACCTGTGGACGCTCAGACACCTACTACCAGAG CCCCACAGGAGACAGGATCCGAAGCAAAGTTGAGCTGACCCGATACCTGGGCCCTGCATGTGATCTCACCCTCTTTGACTTCAAACAAGGCGTCCTCTGCTATCCATCCCCCAAG GCCCACTCCTTGGCCATCACCAGCAGGAAGCGGAAGAAGCCTTCGAAGCCAGCCAAGGCTCGGAAGTGTCAGGTTGGACCTCAGAAGAGTGAAGTCAGGAAGGAGGCACCAAGGGATGACACCAAGGCTGACACTGACACAGTCCCAGCTTCACTTCCTGCCCCTGG GTGCTGTGAGAACTGTGGAATCAGCTTTTCAGGAGATGGTACCCGAAGGCAGCGGCTCAAGACTTTGTGCAAGGACTGCCGAG CACAGAGGATCGCTTTCAATCGGGAGCAGAGGATGTTTAAG CGTGTGGGCTGCGGGGAGTGCACGGCCTGCCAGGTAAAGGAAGACTGTGGGGCCTGCTCCACCTGCCTCCTGCAGTTGCCCCATGATGTGGCCTCGGGGCTCTTCTGCAAGTGTGAGCGAAGACGGTGCCTCCGCATTGTGGAAAGG AGCCGAGGGTGTGGAGTGTGCCGGGGCTGTCAGACCCGAGAGGACTGTGGCCGCTGTCGAGTCTGCCTTCGCCCTCCCCGCCCCGGGCTCCGGCGCCAGTGGAAGTGCGTCCAGCGGCGCTGCCTCCGG CACCTTGCTCACCGCCTCCGTCGCCACCATCAACGATGTCAACGACGCCCTCCCCTGGCTGTGGCTCCCCCTGCT GGTAAACACGGCCGCCGCAGGGGAGGCTGCGACTCCAAGGTGGTGCCCCGGCGGCGTCCACCCCGAGCCCAGTCACCGCCTCCACCTCCCCCACCGCAGCCTCCAGAGTCTCCGGAGCTG CACCCCAGAGCCCTGGCCCCCTCGCCACCTGCTGAATTCATCTATTACTGTGTAGACGAGGACGAGCTA CAGCCTTACACAAACCGTCGGCAGAACCGCAAGTGTGGGACCTGTGCAGCTTGCCTGCGGCGAATGGACTGTGGCCACTGCGACTTCTGCTGTGACAAGCCCAAGTTTGGGGGCAGCAACCAGAAGCGCCAGAAGTGTCGCTGGCGCCAGTGCCTGCAGTTTGCTATG AAGCGGTTGCTGCCAAGTGTCTGGGCAGGGCCCGAAGATGGGGCATCGCCGCCCCCAGCTCACCCTCGTCGAAAGAGGCCTGGCTCTACTCGAAGGCCCCATCTGGGTCAGACCCTGAAGCCTCCCTTGGCCACACCCGCAGCTCAACCAGACCGAGCCCAGACTccagtgaaggaggaaacaggcaGTGGCTTTGTGCTGCCCCCACCTGGCACTGACCTTGTGTTCTTACGGGAGGGTGCAAGCAGTCCCGTGCAGGTGCCTGGCCCAGCCCCGGCTTCCACAGAAACTCGGTTGCAG GTGAAGCAAGAGAAGGCGGATGCCCAGGAAGACTGGACACCTGGCACAGCCATCCTGACTTCTCCTGTATTGCTGCCTGGCTGCCCCAGCAAG GCAGTAGACCCAGGCCTGCCAGCAGTGAAGCAAGAGCCACCTGACCCTGAGGAGGACAAGGACGACAGCAAGGCTGACTCCACCTCTGACTTGCccccagaggaggaggcaggaggggctggCACGCCCGTG ATCACGGAGATTTTCAGCCTGGGTGGAACCCGCCTCCGGGACACAGCAGTCTGGTTGCCAAG GTCCAAGGACCTTAAAAAACCTGGAGGTAGAAAGCAGTAG
- the MBD1 gene encoding methyl-CpG-binding domain protein 1 isoform X31: MAEDWLDCPALGPGWKRREVFRKSGATCGRSDTYYQSPTGDRIRSKVELTRYLGPACDLTLFDFKQGVLCYPSPKAHSLAITSRKRKKPSKPAKARKCQVGPQKSEVRKEAPRDDTKADTDTVPASLPAPGCCENCGISFSGDGTRRQRLKTLCKDCRAQRIAFNREQRMFKRVGCGECTACQVKEDCGACSTCLLQLPHDVASGLFCKCERRRCLRIVERSRGCGVCRGCQTREDCGRCRVCLRPPRPGLRRQWKCVQRRCLRGKHGRRRGGCDSKVVPRRRPPRAQSPPPPPPPQPPESPELHPRALAPSPPAEFIYYCVDEDELQPYTNRRQNRKCGTCAACLRRMDCGHCDFCCDKPKFGGSNQKRQKCRWRQCLQFAMKRLLPSVWAGPEDGASPPPAHPRRKRPGSTRRPHLGQTLKPPLATPAAQPDRAQTPVKEETGSGFVLPPPGTDLVFLREGASSPVQVPGPAPASTETRLQEAQCPGVSWVVALPQVKQEKADAQEDWTPGTAILTSPVLLPGCPSKAVDPGLPAVKQEPPDPEEDKDDSKADSTSDLPPEEEAGGAGTPVITEIFSLGGTRLRDTAVWLPRSKDLKKPGGRKQ; the protein is encoded by the exons ATGGCTGAGGACTGGCTGGActgcccagccctgggccctggctGGAAGCGCCGTGAGGTTTTTCGCAAGTCAGGTGCCACCTGTGGACGCTCAGACACCTACTACCAGAG CCCCACAGGAGACAGGATCCGAAGCAAAGTTGAGCTGACCCGATACCTGGGCCCTGCATGTGATCTCACCCTCTTTGACTTCAAACAAGGCGTCCTCTGCTATCCATCCCCCAAG GCCCACTCCTTGGCCATCACCAGCAGGAAGCGGAAGAAGCCTTCGAAGCCAGCCAAGGCTCGGAAGTGTCAGGTTGGACCTCAGAAGAGTGAAGTCAGGAAGGAGGCACCAAGGGATGACACCAAGGCTGACACTGACACAGTCCCAGCTTCACTTCCTGCCCCTGG GTGCTGTGAGAACTGTGGAATCAGCTTTTCAGGAGATGGTACCCGAAGGCAGCGGCTCAAGACTTTGTGCAAGGACTGCCGAG CACAGAGGATCGCTTTCAATCGGGAGCAGAGGATGTTTAAG CGTGTGGGCTGCGGGGAGTGCACGGCCTGCCAGGTAAAGGAAGACTGTGGGGCCTGCTCCACCTGCCTCCTGCAGTTGCCCCATGATGTGGCCTCGGGGCTCTTCTGCAAGTGTGAGCGAAGACGGTGCCTCCGCATTGTGGAAAGG AGCCGAGGGTGTGGAGTGTGCCGGGGCTGTCAGACCCGAGAGGACTGTGGCCGCTGTCGAGTCTGCCTTCGCCCTCCCCGCCCCGGGCTCCGGCGCCAGTGGAAGTGCGTCCAGCGGCGCTGCCTCCGG GGTAAACACGGCCGCCGCAGGGGAGGCTGCGACTCCAAGGTGGTGCCCCGGCGGCGTCCACCCCGAGCCCAGTCACCGCCTCCACCTCCCCCACCGCAGCCTCCAGAGTCTCCGGAGCTG CACCCCAGAGCCCTGGCCCCCTCGCCACCTGCTGAATTCATCTATTACTGTGTAGACGAGGACGAGCTA CAGCCTTACACAAACCGTCGGCAGAACCGCAAGTGTGGGACCTGTGCAGCTTGCCTGCGGCGAATGGACTGTGGCCACTGCGACTTCTGCTGTGACAAGCCCAAGTTTGGGGGCAGCAACCAGAAGCGCCAGAAGTGTCGCTGGCGCCAGTGCCTGCAGTTTGCTATG AAGCGGTTGCTGCCAAGTGTCTGGGCAGGGCCCGAAGATGGGGCATCGCCGCCCCCAGCTCACCCTCGTCGAAAGAGGCCTGGCTCTACTCGAAGGCCCCATCTGGGTCAGACCCTGAAGCCTCCCTTGGCCACACCCGCAGCTCAACCAGACCGAGCCCAGACTccagtgaaggaggaaacaggcaGTGGCTTTGTGCTGCCCCCACCTGGCACTGACCTTGTGTTCTTACGGGAGGGTGCAAGCAGTCCCGTGCAGGTGCCTGGCCCAGCCCCGGCTTCCACAGAAACTCGGTTGCAG GAGGCCCAGTGCCCTGGCGTGAGTTGGGTTGTGGCCTTACCCCAGGTGAAGCAAGAGAAGGCGGATGCCCAGGAAGACTGGACACCTGGCACAGCCATCCTGACTTCTCCTGTATTGCTGCCTGGCTGCCCCAGCAAG GCAGTAGACCCAGGCCTGCCAGCAGTGAAGCAAGAGCCACCTGACCCTGAGGAGGACAAGGACGACAGCAAGGCTGACTCCACCTCTGACTTGCccccagaggaggaggcaggaggggctggCACGCCCGTG ATCACGGAGATTTTCAGCCTGGGTGGAACCCGCCTCCGGGACACAGCAGTCTGGTTGCCAAG GTCCAAGGACCTTAAAAAACCTGGAGGTAGAAAGCAGTAG